In Chitinophaga oryzae, the sequence AGAACTTGAGATATTTGATATGGCATATACACAATTTCCAAGTTTTATGTTAAAAATTAAAATTCAGGAAATAGGTAATCCTTTTGAAAACATTAGTTTTTCCAGACATCTTATTTTAATTGTTTCTCTTCTTTGTCCATTCTATACAATTTTCTTTGAGAATGAGTATACAGTAAATAATGTTAAGACTGAGGTTAGACAAATAGGGCCGAAATTCAGAATATTTTACCAAAAATTACTGCCGGAATTTTCCTTTGGCCAGGAGGAACTATTTTCATTTATACAGCAAACGACTAATTCCCATTTTGGAAGTCATACTTTTTTACATCACAGAATTCCATTTTCACATATAATTTCAGAAAACGAACTACAACTAGAAGGTGCGCTTGTGCCTGGCCCATATCCTATTTTCTCTTATTTGTTCGACGATTCGATAAACTATAAAAATTTAGAAATTCTCAGCTAAATAAAAACACATGAAAACTAAATTTATTATACGTCTCGCGGTGTTCTTTCTTTTACTGATTATGGCCTGGTTTATGAATAATTTTCCGGAAATGTTGGAAAATACTCAAAAGCTAACATTTGCCGATTTAGCATTAAGACATCCGATGTCTCTATCTAATTTTGAAAAGTCTTCAATTAAAAGAATTGGTTTTGACAGAGACGGAGACGGCGTAGAAGATAATGTTGACAAATGTCCCGACACACCCGCAAACGTTATTGTAGATGCAAATGGATGTCCATTAGACCCAGAAGAGAATGGTTGGGTTGATAGTGATCATGATGGAGTGCCAGAATGGTACGATATATGCCCTAATACTCCTCTGGGTACCCCGGTGAATACAAATGGTTGCCCAATGCGTTAGTTTCTACGCAATCCTTTTGATCATCATATAGTCAGGCAGTATATGGTGTTTTATAACTTCTCCTATGCAATCTCTTAATTCACATTTATTCTTTAATGAACTTGGAACCCTCTTTTACTATCTTCGTAAACAAGGGTTCCAGTTTCCAAAGGTTTTCCCACGGTATCGAAACAAGCCTGTTTTGTCTGAAATGTCAATTATGGATCTTTTCACTGGTTGGCGAGATGGAGACAAGCTTTGTTTTAAAATACTCATACTATTAAATAGACTGCTATTCGATGCCCAGAAAAATCTCGATCCTGATAAATTTACAATTGTAGATAAAGCATTTTGCTCCTTTTTGAAAGGAAAGGGAAAAAATGTTTGTGGATTGGTAGGTCAACTAATCACGTTGAATTATATGACAAGTTGTGAGTCTTACAATTGTATTTGTATGGAACCACCAACTGGATGGAGCCACAACGAAGTTGAATTAGTGTTAGAAAAGCCAAACACAGAATGCCGACGTTTTGTTACAGTAAGCAATTTATTTCTAACTATACAAGTATTGAAGGATAGAGGTAACCTTACTCAGTTCCTAAGAGCTGAAATTGCAAAACCTCGATTTGAAAGAACCATTGGTGTAAAACGCAACCTGGACGATATTTACACGTTTGTATTGTGGATGGAACCATCGCTTTTAAGGTATTTAATGACTTATCCTACAGAAGAGCGAATACCTGATGACTTTCCTCCTTCAGTAAGAATATTATCTTGGAGAGTGCGTTCAGCTTCAGGAATGCCGCCACAAATAAGTTATGGGTTATCCAATTACTATAAACAGGTCATTAGTCCGTAAAAATAATTTCCTTTTTTCGCAATTTACACTCAAAGAGTTTTTCGGAACTTACAATATCGAGACTATTACATAAAGTGTGTCAGTAAAAAGTTTTTTAACTTTAAACTGACAATATGGAAAAGCAAAACTTTGATTTCGAAGCCTTCAAGAAGCAAGCGGCGAGCCGTTTGAAGAACGGGGATACGCTTTTAGGTAAGGACGGCGTGCTAACGCCGTTACTAAAGGAGTTTCTTGAAGGCGCCCTGGATGGTGAGTTGGAAGCGCATATTGAAGATGAAGGAGATGCCAACCGTAAGAACGGCAAAGGGCGTAAACAGGTAAAGACCGCCGTTGGGTCGGTAGATATTAACCCGCCACGCGATCGTAATGGGACATTCGAGCCTGAGATAATTCCCAAACGTCATAAAACGCTTGGGGTAGATCTGGACCGACAGATCATTTCTTTATACGCCCGTGGAGCCAGCTACAGCGATATACGGGATCACCTGATGGATATGTATGGTCTGGAGGCTTCTACAGCCACGATAAGCCGTGTTACAGATAAAATTCTGCCATTGATACAAGAGTGGCGCAGCCGCCCTCTTGAGCGGGTTTACCCGTTCGTCTGGCTGGATGCTATCCATTATAAGGTCCGCCATGAGGGCCGGGTTGTCAGTCGCGCTGTTTACTGCATTATCGGCCTTAATCAGGAGGGCTACAAAGAGTTGCTGGGTATGTATGTCGGGGAGAATGAAGGTGCTAAATTCTGGCTGCAGGTATTAACAGATTTACAGAATCGCGGTTTGGAAGATATCTTCATTGCCTGTATAGATAATCTTCAGGGCTTTGCTGATGCCATAGAAAGTGTCTTCCCCAAGACCGAGGTTCAGCTCTGTATCGTACATCAGATACGCAATTCTCAGAAATATCTTTCCTACAAGGATGTCAAGCCATTTATGAAAGATCTTCAAAACGTCTACAAGGCCACTACTGCTGACCAGGCAGAACGAAGCCTTGATCAGCTGGAATCTAACTGGGGAGCCAGGTATCCCAAAGTGATTGAATCCTGGCGAAAAAACTGGCCAAGATTGAGTAGCTATTTTCAGTACAACAAAGACATTCGCCGAATTATGTATACAACCAATATTATTGAAGGCTTCCACCGGCAGCTTCGCGCTGTTACAAAGTCAAAGGGCGCCTTCCAGTCGGAAGACGCCCTCATGAAGCTCTTATTCCTTGTTCAGGAGAATATATGTGCCAAATGGAATAAACCCGTTCACAATTGGAATCAGACATTGGCCCAATTATCTATTATATTTAGTGAACGATTAAAACTTAATCTTTAATCACCCTGACACACTTTTTGTAATACTACCCAATATCTTTCATTTTCATATTGGTTAAGCAGAGGATAAAGCTACCTCTTCCTCGCTGTCTCCCTGCACTAGCAGAGAAAGACATCATTCTAACATGACCGTTGAAAAATTCTCCGGTAGAAGATGAACGAATTCGGCCGCTTTGATTTTTCCATCCGGCATAAATAGGTTCCGTTCAAGGGCATTCATGTTTATACTTATATTTCGATTAGAGACCTTCGCATAAATCTGAGTAGTGCGAATGTTCGTATGTCCCAACATTTTACTGACTGTCTCCAAGGGGACGCCATGGTCTAGGCAAACTGTTGTCGCGAAAGTATGGCGCGCGATGTGAGTAGTCAGATCTATGCCTATTTCACACAGATCAGCTATTTCTTTGAGATAGCCATTATAATGTGAATAGCTTTTAATTGGTAATAATCGATTATTCTCAATACAGTATGGGTCATTTGCATATTTATCAAGAATTGCAGCCGGAATTGGTAAAAGTGGCAGACACTCCGGATTTCCTGTTTTTTGACGATCAATTTTAATCCATCTTCTGCCATCAATCCCAAGAAAGATTGCATCACGTGAAAGGTTCTGTAATTCGGTAAACGAGTAGCCAGTAAAACATGCAAACAGAAAAACATTCCTAACATGGTCTAGTCGGTCTATCAGTTCTTTTTTGAAAATTGCAATGATCTGATAAATAGTGAGGCAATTTCGTTTGGGTTGTCTATAAGTAGTCTTGAATGGCAACCAAGGATTGTGAGGTCTCCATTCCTGGTTCTGGGCAATTTTAAGAAGTTCTTTGGTGTTTTTAAGGTATTTCATCGCTGTATTCCTGATGATACCTTGTTTTGTTAGTAGATAGTGCAGAAAATCCTCTGCATGGCTGTATTTGAATGCTGAAAGTGGAACATCCCATTTGCCAAATTTGAATTGTAGGAATTTACGGAGTTTTCCTTTAGTCACTTTCCATCTTCTTAGAGTTTTCTCAGATCGTAACCCGGCTTTTACCAAACAGGCGAACTTACTGTACTTAAAATTACAAACTTGCATGATTGTCCGTTCTGGCGCTGTTGGTTGTACCCCATTGCTTTTCTCAACTTCAAGCAGTCCTTTATAGGAGCGCTTTAACAGCTCCGGCGTCACTGATTCATATTTTTGAGCTAAAAAGAAATAGTGGGTCTTAAGATCAGTGAGGATTTGGGTAATGGAGGAGTAAAGAAGGGCCGCTTCTTTTTTGTTGGGGTGGGAATCCAAACAGACGTTTTCTTGATTTTGGTTCCAGTAAGAAGGAAAAACCTTTTGTCCAAGTGACATTTCTGAGCGGACGCCATTAATGGTAAGGCGAACCGTGATGGGTACTTGGCCATCTGCGCTTGCCTTGGATTTTTCCAATAGGAAAAGCACTGAAAGATGTTCATTGACTTTCATGACACACAAAGTTTTTAGGTTTTTGAATGGCCTAAAACCGCTTAATTCAATATTTCCCGTGGTTGGGGGAATTTCCAAGGGTACCAAATATACTGTCGAAAGAGTGGTACCCGAATAGGTACCCTTCGACTCTGTGATACTTTGTGCTTTTTTGAGTGGAAAATTTATTCGAATTGGAGAAATTCGGTGATTTTGACACTAAAAAAGCCATCCTGTGGATGGCTTTGTGATCCCGCTGGGATTACAGAAGTCAGGAAAAGCCTTACACAACTTTACTTAGTTTTACTTTTATCGATTGATTTTCAACATTTTATAACACCGACCAATTTTTCAAAGTCCTACCTTTATAACGGTTAACAGCATTGAACTCGACTAAAAACTCAACTAAAATTTTTTGAGTATGCTGTTACCAATCAAACTTATCTGCCCAAAGGGCAAAGTGCGCAAAGATAGCACCTGTATTGTATTTATCCAATATTGCGGGGCTAAAACGGTTCTCCTGAACACGGAAATCGCCATTCCTCCTAAATACTGGAACCGGAAGTTCCACCGTATTACCCCTGACCTTCCAGCCGCATACGGAACCGCTGACGCCCTAAACGGCCAGCTGGCGGCCCTGCTACGAAAAGCGAACGACATTATTACCCATGCAGTGAAAAAGAAAGTACCGGATATACCCACCTTTGTAAAAAAGACCTTCCACCCTGCCTTCGACACGGCCACGCTGGAAGAAAAGGCCCAGCAAGCCGCGGCACTCGACCCTAAAACCAATCTTGACCTGATTTTCCAGATAGAGGACTATATTAAATGCAAGCGGGATAAGGTTTCGGCGGGTATGCTGAATGTGTATAAGAACATGAAAGACCATATCGCAGCC encodes:
- a CDS encoding site-specific integrase; this translates as MKVNEHLSVLFLLEKSKASADGQVPITVRLTINGVRSEMSLGQKVFPSYWNQNQENVCLDSHPNKKEAALLYSSITQILTDLKTHYFFLAQKYESVTPELLKRSYKGLLEVEKSNGVQPTAPERTIMQVCNFKYSKFACLVKAGLRSEKTLRRWKVTKGKLRKFLQFKFGKWDVPLSAFKYSHAEDFLHYLLTKQGIIRNTAMKYLKNTKELLKIAQNQEWRPHNPWLPFKTTYRQPKRNCLTIYQIIAIFKKELIDRLDHVRNVFLFACFTGYSFTELQNLSRDAIFLGIDGRRWIKIDRQKTGNPECLPLLPIPAAILDKYANDPYCIENNRLLPIKSYSHYNGYLKEIADLCEIGIDLTTHIARHTFATTVCLDHGVPLETVSKMLGHTNIRTTQIYAKVSNRNISINMNALERNLFMPDGKIKAAEFVHLLPENFSTVMLE
- a CDS encoding IS256 family transposase, encoding MEKQNFDFEAFKKQAASRLKNGDTLLGKDGVLTPLLKEFLEGALDGELEAHIEDEGDANRKNGKGRKQVKTAVGSVDINPPRDRNGTFEPEIIPKRHKTLGVDLDRQIISLYARGASYSDIRDHLMDMYGLEASTATISRVTDKILPLIQEWRSRPLERVYPFVWLDAIHYKVRHEGRVVSRAVYCIIGLNQEGYKELLGMYVGENEGAKFWLQVLTDLQNRGLEDIFIACIDNLQGFADAIESVFPKTEVQLCIVHQIRNSQKYLSYKDVKPFMKDLQNVYKATTADQAERSLDQLESNWGARYPKVIESWRKNWPRLSSYFQYNKDIRRIMYTTNIIEGFHRQLRAVTKSKGAFQSEDALMKLLFLVQENICAKWNKPVHNWNQTLAQLSIIFSERLKLNL